From Candidatus Manganitrophus morganii, the proteins below share one genomic window:
- a CDS encoding alpha/beta fold hydrolase — translation MRNGSIRYLEGGEGEPILLLPSAAGRAAEYREVLPLLSKAFHVYALDYPGFGQSDSLPSIEGTEDLARFVIDWMDAVGLQRCHLVGFSLGGWIGLLLALSHLERFQTLILIAASGGRLPGVPIVSPSGMNFKEILNRFYHRPEIREKLARHKLTPAEREEILRSSRALAGLVERKKVVPELHNRLHEIRMPTLIISADHDRAIPAIYQERLHSGILGSKLSVFRETGHAVPAERPMELAGEIEKFIAETSEKH, via the coding sequence TTGCGGAATGGGTCCATTCGGTATCTGGAAGGAGGAGAAGGTGAACCGATCCTTCTTCTTCCCTCCGCCGCCGGGCGTGCCGCCGAATACCGGGAGGTCCTTCCGCTTCTTTCAAAAGCGTTTCATGTTTATGCCCTCGACTATCCCGGCTTCGGCCAATCCGATTCCCTCCCTTCCATTGAGGGGACCGAAGATCTCGCGAGGTTCGTGATCGATTGGATGGATGCCGTCGGCCTTCAGCGCTGCCATCTGGTCGGATTTTCCCTCGGCGGATGGATTGGTCTGCTTTTGGCCCTCTCCCACCTGGAGCGATTCCAAACCCTCATCCTGATCGCCGCTTCCGGCGGACGTCTTCCCGGAGTTCCGATCGTCAGCCCGTCCGGGATGAATTTCAAAGAGATCCTCAATCGATTTTATCATCGCCCGGAAATTCGAGAAAAATTGGCCCGACATAAACTGACGCCGGCGGAGAGAGAGGAGATCCTCCGGTCTTCTCGGGCCCTTGCCGGTCTGGTTGAACGAAAAAAAGTGGTCCCGGAGCTTCACAACCGGCTTCACGAGATCCGGATGCCGACCTTAATTATTAGTGCCGACCACGATCGGGCGATTCCGGCGATATACCAAGAACGTCTCCATTCGGGTATACTTGGATCAAAGCTCTCGGTCTTTAGGGAAACCGGCCATGCCGTTCCGGCGGAGCGGCCGATGGAACTGGCGGGTGAAATAGAGAAATTTATCGCGGAAACTTCCGAAAAACATTGA